The sequence TAATTCCACTGCTCCATTCCCATTCTGGTTCGAATAAATCTTTTGACTACTCTATAATCCCTGACTAGCTTATTTGGTGTGAGGATAAGGATTAAATCCGCTCTAGCAAAGCTCTCTTCTCCCCATTTATAATGCACCCCTTCAACAATCCAGGCTTCCCTATTCAGAATTTCAGCTAACTTGGAGTCCCTAACCTCAATAGGAAAGCGTAGATTCTCGGCACTTCTATCCCACACCAGATTGTCCAGTTCGTAACATGACACTCCATATTTCTGTGATAGCTCCTTGGCAAGGGTTGACTTGCCACTCCCACAGGCTCCAATGAT comes from Paenibacillus sp. 19GGS1-52 and encodes:
- a CDS encoding AAA family ATPase, whose product is MRIRIIGACGSGKSTLAKELSQKYGVSCYELDNLVWDRSAENLRFPIEVRDSKLAEILNREAWIVEGVHYKWGEESFARADLILILTPNKLVRDYRVVKRFIRTRMGMEQWNYKQSWHNLYQMIFEWNRGYDREAIPRIMEMTAELAEKRKMIKNTKAVETHIQAHFFQNISLK